In Gordonia iterans, the following proteins share a genomic window:
- the folK gene encoding 2-amino-4-hydroxy-6-hydroxymethyldihydropteridine diphosphokinase, with product MSGAWTPGAGTSRAVLSVGSNLGDSRARLAEVVAALSDRLVAASGVFATPPWGGVEQDDFLNQILVAEANLTPQEWLGFCREREAAAERIRDVRWGPRSLDVDVVTMDVDGTTVISDDPELTLPHPRAAERAFVLVPWLDADPAAVLWTAAGVRNVADLLDEIDPAERSGVRRLEERR from the coding sequence ATGAGCGGTGCCTGGACGCCCGGCGCCGGGACCAGCCGCGCCGTCCTGTCGGTGGGATCGAACCTGGGCGACAGCCGTGCCCGCCTGGCCGAGGTGGTCGCCGCCCTCAGCGATCGGCTGGTCGCGGCGTCGGGCGTGTTCGCGACGCCGCCGTGGGGCGGTGTGGAACAGGACGACTTTCTCAATCAGATCCTCGTCGCCGAGGCGAACCTCACTCCGCAGGAGTGGCTGGGGTTCTGCCGGGAGCGCGAAGCCGCCGCCGAGCGCATCCGAGATGTCCGCTGGGGGCCGCGCAGCCTGGACGTCGACGTCGTCACGATGGACGTCGACGGCACCACGGTGATCAGCGACGATCCCGAGCTGACCCTGCCGCATCCGCGCGCGGCCGAACGCGCCTTCGTGCTGGTGCCGTGGCTCGATGCCGATCCCGCCGCCGTGCTGTGGACTGCGGCCGGGGTGCGGAACGTCGCCGACCTGCTCGACGAGATCGACCCGGCAGAGCGGTCCGGCGTCCGGCGGCTGGAGGAACGACGATGA
- a CDS encoding DUF3180 domain-containing protein, with protein MTRPDRLPPLPDDDEHKLGPTRVRDLLAIAVVAGLLLWIVARYHYGLFPSLPWPAGLTLYVLAALEVLIAFMVRSRVANGKVGPAEGQLHPINVARSVALAKASSILGAIALGGWAGLLVFLLPRRELDVAVADLPAAVVGAVGGLLLVGAALWLEYCCRAPDDPDAETPDTSPNPA; from the coding sequence ATGACCCGGCCCGACCGACTCCCGCCGCTGCCGGACGACGACGAGCACAAACTCGGACCGACGCGGGTTCGGGATCTGCTCGCGATCGCCGTGGTGGCGGGTCTGCTGTTGTGGATCGTGGCGCGGTACCACTACGGGCTGTTCCCCTCGCTGCCCTGGCCGGCCGGGCTCACGCTGTACGTGCTGGCGGCCCTTGAAGTGCTGATCGCCTTCATGGTGCGCAGCCGGGTGGCGAACGGGAAGGTGGGTCCGGCGGAGGGCCAGCTGCACCCGATCAACGTCGCCCGCTCGGTGGCTCTGGCCAAGGCGTCGTCCATTCTGGGGGCGATCGCGCTCGGCGGCTGGGCCGGACTGCTGGTCTTCCTGCTGCCGCGCCGGGAGCTCGACGTCGCGGTGGCCGATCTGCCGGCCGCCGTCGTGGGTGCGGTCGGCGGTCTGCTGCTGGTCGGCGCGGCGCTCTGGCTCGAGTACTGCTGCCGGGCGCCCGACGACCCGGATGCGGAGACGCCGGACACCTCACCGAACCCGGCGTAA
- a CDS encoding DUF6779 domain-containing protein produces the protein MTSTNRTSSATRRTPRRSASKAAAASADPGVVSPSNGSSSSGASGGSGQVAQWLLGLFIVLAVIASLLMVFGGDISLTGSLAVISALWAAVIGAVLVTKYRRQADVAELRSRDQRDVYELQLEREIAARRQYESEVEIAIRHEVAEENNEEFEALKAQVLALRANLEELLGNPLPEVPLALRPERRRELGSGLAGVGYAATADDRVAADLDFESTAPATEAGRHAPEPAGATGELPVEQPGDVEMTEIIPVVTDEEPTESGGPEYHETEYYEVDAQVRPATDEPEPAHYTASEYEYTSSEYTATEYYSPAEPYSPAEHVEANHDPAPHHYGQSHQYGEPQQQGYEPTAYDAASYQPPVPGAPQVPQVPEVPPMPQRGRRASSHDDGAHTDGLSVNELLSRLRENGGRQNPGGRRRRD, from the coding sequence ATGACCAGCACCAACCGCACCTCCAGCGCCACCCGTCGCACGCCGCGTCGCAGCGCCTCGAAGGCTGCCGCCGCGAGTGCCGATCCAGGGGTCGTGTCGCCGTCGAACGGTTCGTCGTCGAGCGGTGCGTCCGGGGGATCGGGGCAGGTGGCACAATGGCTGCTCGGCCTGTTCATCGTGCTCGCGGTGATCGCGAGCCTGCTCATGGTGTTCGGTGGCGACATCTCGCTGACCGGCTCGCTCGCGGTGATTTCGGCGCTGTGGGCGGCGGTGATCGGTGCGGTCCTGGTGACCAAGTACCGGCGGCAGGCCGACGTCGCCGAACTGCGGAGCCGCGATCAGCGCGACGTCTACGAGCTCCAGCTGGAGCGGGAGATCGCCGCACGCCGGCAGTACGAATCCGAGGTGGAGATCGCGATCCGCCACGAGGTGGCCGAGGAGAACAACGAGGAGTTCGAGGCGCTCAAGGCGCAGGTCCTCGCTTTGCGCGCGAATCTCGAAGAGTTGCTGGGTAATCCGCTGCCGGAGGTGCCGCTGGCGCTGCGGCCCGAGCGTCGTCGTGAACTCGGATCCGGTCTGGCCGGCGTCGGTTACGCCGCGACCGCCGACGACCGGGTCGCCGCCGATCTGGACTTCGAGTCCACTGCACCGGCGACCGAGGCCGGACGCCACGCGCCCGAGCCCGCCGGAGCGACCGGTGAACTGCCGGTGGAACAGCCCGGCGACGTCGAGATGACCGAGATCATCCCGGTGGTCACCGACGAGGAACCGACGGAGTCCGGCGGTCCGGAGTATCACGAGACCGAGTACTACGAGGTCGACGCTCAGGTGCGGCCGGCCACCGACGAGCCGGAGCCGGCCCATTACACGGCGTCCGAGTACGAGTACACCTCGTCCGAGTACACGGCCACCGAGTACTACTCGCCAGCTGAGCCTTATTCGCCCGCCGAGCATGTCGAGGCGAACCACGACCCCGCACCTCACCACTACGGGCAGTCGCACCAGTATGGCGAGCCACAGCAGCAGGGATACGAGCCGACCGCCTACGACGCCGCTTCGTACCAGCCGCCGGTGCCCGGGGCGCCCCAGGTTCCGCAGGTGCCCGAGGTGCCGCCGATGCCGCAACGCGGGCGACGGGCGTCGTCACACGACGACGGAGCCCACACCGACGGGCTCTCGGTCAACGAGTTGCTGAGCCGCCTGCGGGAGAACGGCGGTCGGCAGAACCCCGGCGGTCGTCGCCGTCGCGACTGA